GGCTCGACCAAGCATGTCAACCATGCAACTGTAATGATCTAAGCCAGGTTCCAAATCATACCTTTGCTTCATCATTGTGAAGACTTTGCGTCCCTCATCAACAAGACCTCCGTGAGAGCATGCATTAAGAACTCCAAGGAAGGTTACTTCATTTGGATGAATACCACTACTTAGCATTTCATTGAACAGATTTAAGGAGCCTATTGCATCACCATGCATGGCAAACCCATTAATCATGGCAGTCCAAGCATAAACATCTTTTCCACAAAGTTtcttaaaaaccatgaaagccTCATTCAAACACCCGCACTTTGCATACATATTTATCAATGCCGTCCCAACTTCAGAATTCATCTCCAATTTATATCTACTTATATGTCCATGAACGCACCTTCCATGGATCAAATCCCCTATTTCAGCACAAGCAGCAAGAACACTAGTAATTGTAAAATCACTTGGCCTAACCTTCTCCATTAGCATATCTTGAAAGAAGATAATTGCTTCATTATATCTATTACATCGCAAATGACCAGCTATCAAAGCTGTCCATGACACCACATTTTTACTTGGCATTTGATCGAAATATTTTCGTGCTTCACCATAGACGCCACATTTTGAATACATATCAACAATGGCACTACCAATGAAAACATCCCATTTAACTCTCCCTGTTTCTACGTATAATCCATGAATACTCCTTCCAAACCAAACATTACCCATTTTTCCTGCGGCGCCGAGGATACTTACAACAGTCATTCCGCAAGTTTTTACACACTTTAACCTCATTTCCTTGAAGCATTTCAACCCTTCAATAAAGCAACCAATTTTCAAATACCCGTTAATTAAAGCAGTCCAAGAAACCACATCCGTTTGCGTACTTTCATCGAACACTTGACGAGCAAGTTGCACGTCTAGCGAGCTAAAAAGTACGGAAATCAATGAATTTCTAACAAAAGAGTCGGAATCCATTCCGTACTTAACAATATGAGGCAAAAGCTGAAGCGGGTTTCGTTTGGACTTGGAAAAGGATTTGAGAAGGGAAGGGAACGTATGTTTAGTGGGAACGACACCATTTCTACGCATTACAATGTAGAAAAGGAGGGACTTCTCGGGTTGGGAACTTGAAGAAATGTCTCTGATAATGATGTCCCATTGTTGAGGGCTGGGTTGATCGAATTGATCAAAAAGAAGCGAAATAGAAGCAATGTCTTTGGGGTAAGCCAAGAGCTTGTTGAGACAAAGCGAGTCATGTGAGAAGGAACGAGCTAATGAGAATGTGAATCCGCTTGAGATCGAAGATACGGTGTGAGTTAAAGGCGACAAATGGGTGATTGCAGACATGAAAAACATATTATATCAGTTTGCCGAAGGTCTGTGTGATGGAATTGATCAACAGAGAAGAGTGACTAGAGAAAAGGgaaatttgtttttctcttcttttatcaGTCTTTTTTCATTAGCtttaaatccttttttttttaaaaacctcacgagaaaataaaaaaaatcaattcgaCCCTTACTAAAATATACATCTAATTAATTTCTCagtgaaaaaatttataaaaaattataaaaatatataaaattttcaaaactcaaaaatattatttattaaagaaacttttgttaaaataaagtaTTGGTTAAAATAACTTGAACACCTGTTAGCACTGCTGTGCAAATCGTATTTCTCATCTTCCAATCATATTTGGAGTTGATACAAATACCGGTAGAAATGTAATATTTAGTATGAGTTTAGATGAGCGGTGCAGACGTTTAATTTACCtgttttacattataatatcactataatatttaatttcaccattattattattttacactaATTATAAATAAACGTATCATCCATCTAAATCATCGTTAATATTGtaccctttcaatttttttgtgtaaatcgaataacataaaataaaacatgcaACTGCTATCTACAGCATGTCAATTTCGTGTACAAGGTAGAGCTGAGTAACATCAATCATATTCTTATTGCCTAAATTTAAATCTTATAGAACTTGTTTCCCTCTTTATTTTTACAGCAATTTATAATTTGGAACATAATTTATACAGTAAAAGTTCACCCATTGAAGCTTTTAGCCATGCAAGTGCAAGTCATCGTTGGAGCAGTGATGATGTTCACCCAAAGTTTATTTTTACCAATacaatttgttaaatattttaaccaatACTTTATGTTAACAAAGTTGTTTATTATTGCACCATAGGCTTGATTAACCATACGTatattcaatataaattttaatatatattttttagaaattaataaatactttttttgagttttgtatatttgaaaatgttatatatattttacaactttttcatagtttttgaattttttttagttttgcactcatccaaaataattttggatAATAATATGTCcaaattcattcatttaatcTAAACAACCACTTGTCCATATTCATTTTATATGcacattgtaattttttaaaatattttttaaaattttatttttgatattctTTGTTGACTTGGCATGCCACATCAGCATATTACCACATGGTAGTTTCTTGTGGCTTCTGTTAACCATGTCAACGAGGTTAACGGTCAAACGGTCAAATGATGGTTACCGTTAATTGGAGGGgacaattgattttttttatgtgcTTTTTTCATAAGAGCTTAATTGGGCGTATTTTTTTTCATagctcaattgatttttttattaaggtttttttttgcatttttcttttttatttaaacatttgaCAAAGAATCAGGAATACGTTCTAGAATTCAAATAATACAATGGATAAAAAATCAGATAATCACAATGTAAAATTCAACTAATTATAATGCCCAGCGGACGAAGAATCTAATCAGAAAAAATCTATATAAGACATGTGCACAAAGTGGCAAAGAAACCCACACATTACAATTGCAAATGTAAAATTCAACTAATACAATGCTCAGTAGACGAAGAATTGGACTAGACAAAATCCATAAAAGGCATATTGTAACGCCCTCGACCCGATCCGATTCGTCATATCCAGATCTCGGGTGTTACCAGTCTTATTATAGAATTATATTTAGACCGATACACAAACATTACATCTCTACTAAACATTTGCTTTCATAAAAAATACCTATGGAATAAGTTTGATGATTACGTTGGTTACAATGGACTTTACAATTTTTGTGGGGTTACAAGAGAATAATCATGACTTAGTTCCATTGTTCTATTCATTCTGCTTCTAAGTGGTTACACTAAATTCAATGGGTTCATTAACTTATTTTGTACCCGTTACAGAGACTTACAAGTGAATTTTTGGACTCATTTCATTAATTCCTTTAATGTCGATCATGTCCGCCAAACTTTTGTTCTGTATGCATAACAGCCTATCTCGCCAATTATTCTGGCGCAACCCTAACATCATCCCTCCTAGCGTAGTCCCATCTCATTATGTCTATGATATAAAAACACAGaagtaagttcataagaacttgGTGAATAAACCCTCTTTTACCTGGGTtttatttgcaatttccattatAATTCGTCTTGTTTCTATCCTTCCCTTGACCCTGGCAGATACAACTCTAAGATTCCCTTCACTGTGTCGTAGGTGTCACGCTTTACTTTGAGATTATAACTTGATATCCATCTCATAGATACCATATTTATGTTCTTTATTTACCCTTTCATGATTTATTAACCATTCTTGTTACAAAAGGCCTTACAGACAGAATACTTTTGGTTCGCCACTTATGCTGGCGCACTCAAGCTTATTTGTTTTTACATTGATACTATACGGTGTTAGCCTTAACACTTCATATAGAACTTTTATTTCAGAGTTCGTCATACTTATCGTTCCTTCAGAAGACTTTATACACTATTTTATTAGAGTCTGCCACAGAGGCATTTCTTTCAAATGGTTGTCGCAAGGGTCATTCTTTAGAGGCACTATGAAGGCATTCTTTTtcagagatagccacaaaggcttccataTCTAGAGGTTGCCACAAATGTGTCATTTTCATTAAGTACTCGCCACAAAATGGTTTCCTTTCAGAGTCTTGCCACAAAGGTTTTTCTTCTCCTAATGATTTATGTGATAGGGATTCGCCTAGACTCACACTTAGTAATGTTTGTCACTCATTGTCCTGGGATACATAAAGAACCATATTAGGTAATAGCcttcattaaattttttcatgTGATGCCATAACCCACCAGTTACGGTCTTATTGTTGGGAATGTGCccatattatagtaaacatgtaactgttttctatttatttgagtgatgaataaaaaataaagttaatttcacatttcactattatgtcttttgtatttctattttttatattttgcatgcatagtgaaattgtgacaagcaaatattagcttattGATGGACTGAGTTCAAACtaaagataagtggcattgtaagaacatttacattgcgagaaagacaacttacttcagtagataatctaaataagtcTGTAATCACATAAAAGAATCGAAGTgagaatttgattcaaatactgagaaggattactatgtcgtctacaattctaATTGGGGAGATAGCTAATCTTGGATAtcagagcagttgactccacgagtggagacatagatgtattcattggtagaatgatacattggattggacccaagatgaattaattttgaatctgtttgtgaattaattcacttgtgacgttcatggtatgatttacctaaatcttgagttagtcactgaccatgcataTGCAACTCATTTACTTTGATATAAGtagaggcttatgctctaaagatgatcgagcccatagttggtatgttgggtacatgacttgtgtatggcatggctttactagcaacagtggaattcataactcaattaaagggttaatgatatcctctcattagcattgtGTGGActgataaatatggaacatgaCCACGAGTTGCTTGTTCCCGAACgggcaatttatcacagtcatttgttgacaatgatcatattaatctataagaagacataatggtgacaatgagataaaataggattgtattgagtgaatggatttaactcaaaggaaccaaggatatcatatgagggtaacacatacatgacgaggtcattggacaaagcagttggatgaattgctttcgtaaaaagtatacaataaggagttttcaatcatggtacttcttgtggactgattccatgattaagtaattgcgaattatcggaacaatgcttctagacataattgcaattactagagtctaattgtatatgtccggTTGGTCCATCcgttagctcaacaaaagctcgatcaaaTTGCATTTGGgtagaagaaaattttacgactttggaaataatttaattgatttgatttgttcaatgtggaattaaattaggtggtcgtgagaattgttcaactagagaatttgattaaagaattttcttgaaaaattaatttggaaaatctaagtgatttttgaaaaaattaattttgatcaagtaaaactaaattaatcaaattaattaaaattaacatgatatttttggaaattaattttcaagttagacaattggcccaatgggtaattgaacttgaaaattagacctGAGATAGTACATTGGGCGGGACCCCAAAACcaagaccaagacccaaaaactgtCAAACTAGGCTCGGTATGTGAAACTGGGCTAACGGACCAACCGGTGGCTAAACCGGACCGATCGGGTTGTCATTAACCCAGACCGAATCGGCAACAACCAAACCGACTTGGGGTGCCATAAGAGTGTCTCACTTGCATCACCGGACACATAGGTGCTAGTGGTGTCCCGATGGCCAGGGGCATTTGGTGTACCgtggttgagtagtggaagagttacactcctattgggactctactagagaatttgatttcagattaactattctaaaaatatattttttaatagttcaatattaaattaaatttaatacttatcttaatagtattttattaatttaatattaaagtgattaagtttaatcatagttgaactctttaaactctccctatataaagagagcattaggtcattattttacacacttgaattcaagagaaagctctttgaagagattatttcagaaaattttagagattttttttctgatttacaacttaacccaaaattttagagaaattacgaaattacctcactattaatttttgtgaaaatttttctaattcgaaGTAAGCCCACATTCGGTAGACGTGAGCTtaaggatagcggagaagactactcgatcgaagcgctcatcctagacgaatcgaaaaggtacaattttgattaagtgtttattaatttagatatcacaactaagatcttgttttggaaaaaaaatttaaaactctattttcgctaaatttattttccgttacgtttttcaaactcatttttttcCAACTCTTACATGATATGGTCTTCTGCCTATATGATTCCATAACCCACCAGTTACggtcttacacaatatggtCTTCTTCCTACATGTCATAACCCACCaattatggtcttacacgatatggtATTCTTTCAGTGCCATGGTCATGGACTTGTCCTTTTAGAGATTTATGTTTTTAGTCTCGACGAACCCCTTTGATAACTTTGAAGACAGAAACAAACTCATCATGCATCGACTCACTCACGACAGATATTCTTATGCTTACCAAACACTCATGCACTTCCTATCAGACTCATTCTTATTTTTCAGACATAAGCATACTGTAGTCATTCAGATTCATAAGTCTTACATTTCTTATCAGATTTGTCACATCATACTTTACTAGTTTCAATCTCATGCTTTGACCATTTAGCATAGAATTTTCTAGAAGGCATGCAATGCATGTAAGAGTCAGTTTAGGGAATCGCTTAACACCCACATACAACAACTTGATTTCCAATCTCGCACATCCATTCACAAACTCTTAAAAATCACTACTCATGAGACATTGGAATATTGTCAAAACTTCATTTGTATAGCTTTTATTTCATCTGAAACCTAATCAACCTCTGTCCCAGTCTTTACTcctatatcttttaatttacaAACACAAACAAGCTTACTCTCGTAGAAATCCACATGTGAGTCTAGAATACTTACCCAGAGTGAGGAAACCATCATATACATTAACTTCGATCCTAAGTTTTAGCTTAGTAAGAAATTCCTGATTGGGTTCTAGAGCCAAGCATCAATGGTTGTTATCAAATAGAAGGGAGAAGATAACTTATTTCCTTCTAAACTAAGTTGCAACACTTTATAGAGGAAACTCATGCTATTCTAATAGAACTTGACAGCTGTCATTAACTTTCAACATTGTTCTTATTAGTGGCTTACATCTGTAGAGAAACGTATTCTAGAATAAAAAATCTTTTCATATCTTTGATTTGACTAATCGTTCCATCTTAACTATCTTATTAGTATGTAACTTATACCTTAACTGGACAAACTAGGCGTACCTTAACTTGGCGATGTCTTCttataacaaaaaaatcctTAATATCTTTGCCAATCTCTCCTTTTACACAATTATACCCTTTTCAAAGATTATTCTTTTCCTTACATCTTATTATTGACTATACTCCCTACTAGTGTGTCAGAAATGTCATCTTGGCGGATAGGACCGCACCAATCAGATTTTCTTTGGAGAACTCATTCAGACTCAGGACTAGCCAAATCTAGGTGTTACATATACGCACAAAGTGATAGAAAATAATTAGATCAAACAAAGTCCATAGAAGGCATACGCACAAAGTGGTAAAGAAACCCAAACATTGCAATTGCAAATGTAAAATTCAACTAATACAATGCCTAACAGATGaagaatcaaatcaaacaaaatccATAAAAGGCATATGCAAAAAGTGGCAGAGAAACCCACGCATCACAAGTAAAAAATTGTAACActctaaaattttgagaatttaattgtgAGAATTTGCAGTAATTAAATCTCTTTATCTGTGGTTGTGCTCTGCTTTTGTGATTAAGGTTTGGAGTTTGAGTCGCGTTgctaacatttttataattttagaaacaaCCCTTGTCCATGTGTTATGTAGTTAAGTTTAATTCAGTGTAAACATGTGataagaatgagcctgctggttcacTGGTTAAGTATCTGTCTATATTTTGTCTGGTTTCGAGTTTGAATTCCAGGGTATGCGATAGGGAATATTCTTTTTGCTAAGTGCTAGTATCTGATTGGAAGTTATaaggaattaaaatttttgtcatCTTCCACtcgttctttttttttgtcatcgtttttttatttttatttttccctacttcttttttcttttgttttcgattctttaattttatttttcattttgatcatggtTGTAACTAAGTACGGGTCTAGACAAAGTCATACGCTGTTAGTTACATTGATCGAAGGTTAGTAAGTAAGTTTCAATGTCAATTCGTTAAATTTCGGGGTTATGTTCTAAATTGGGCATCTTGAGTGTATCGT
This sequence is a window from Gossypium raimondii isolate GPD5lz chromosome 5, ASM2569854v1, whole genome shotgun sequence. Protein-coding genes within it:
- the LOC105765808 gene encoding pentatricopeptide repeat-containing protein At1g50270, yielding MFFMSAITHLSPLTHTVSSISSGFTFSLARSFSHDSLCLNKLLAYPKDIASISLLFDQFDQPSPQQWDIIIRDISSSSQPEKSLLFYIVMRRNGVVPTKHTFPSLLKSFSKSKRNPLQLLPHIVKYGMDSDSFVRNSLISVLFSSLDVQLARQVFDESTQTDVVSWTALINGYLKIGCFIEGLKCFKEMRLKCVKTCGMTVVSILGAAGKMGNVWFGRSIHGLYVETGRVKWDVFIGSAIVDMYSKCGVYGEARKYFDQMPSKNVVSWTALIAGHLRCNRYNEAIIFFQDMLMEKVRPSDFTITSVLAACAEIGDLIHGRCVHGHISRYKLEMNSEVGTALINMYAKCGCLNEAFMVFKKLCGKDVYAWTAMINGFAMHGDAIGSLNLFNEMLSSGIHPNEVTFLGVLNACSHGGLVDEGRKVFTMMKQRYDLEPGLDHYSCMVDMLGRAGYLEEAKKMIGDMPIEPSARVWAALFGACMIHKAYDLGEYIGKHLINLQPKHSGRYALLANLYSRCQKSDSAAEIRKLMKEKGVKKIPGCSWIEINGAIHEFTAFGSSHYESYSLNEMIDCFIAQMRLGCSFFAFDVDME